TGATCCGCCAGAATCCAGCGTAATCCCTGTAAAATCGTCTTTTTCCGAATGAGCCGAAGATTTCTTCCAGCGGTTCCTTCTGATTATCATCGATCTCCAGATAAACCGCGCCGCTCGGGTTCAGGTGCTGCTCAGAGAATCCTGAAATGATCCGGTAAAAATCCAGGCCGTCTTCTCCTCCGAATAAGGCAATTTCCGGCTCCTTCTTCACTTCGGCAGATAGAAATATCATGCGCTCGGCTGAAACATATGGTGGATTGCTGATGATCAGATCGAATTTATCCTGCGGAGCAAAAGCTGCAATATCAGCTTCCAGCAGGGTTACATTATTCAGACCAAAAGACAGGCTGTTCTTCCGGCAGATTTCAAGTGCCGCCTGGCTCCTGTCGATACCCGTAAAATTCCAGCCCTGACGCTTGAGAGCCAGAGTCAGGATGATGATGCCGCTCCCCACTCCGATTTCGAGGCATTTCAGACTGCCTCCCTGCCTGTCCTCCAGAACGGTTTCCACAAGTTGCTCGGTCTCAGGCCTCGGGATCAGCACATTTTCATCCACTGCAAAGGTCTGGCCGTAAAAATGCCACCTGCCGAGCAGATAGGCGAGCGGGATCTTTTCCAGGGCTCGCAGCCGGCTGATCTCCAGCGCCTGCTTTTCGGTTTCAGCAGGAACTTCAGGGTTCTCCAGATAGCATTCGGCAACCTTGCGGTCAAGCAGATAGGAAAGCAGCAGTTCGGCCTCGCGCCTTGGTTCGTGTAAACGGCCTTTGTAGAAAAGATATATTTCCCGGAACAGTTCACGATACGTTTTCACAGTTAATCCTTAAAGTTATTTCTCAGCGCAAGGTTGCAGCCTCGACACTTTTTTCTTATAAATCTGACAGATTAATGTCTGATTCTGTTCCAATGTTTCGCGCAGAAATTCCAGGGCAGCAGCTGCGGCTTTAGTTCTAATCTCTTCCCTGTTGCCCGGAAAAATTTCTTTCCTGGAAATTACATATCGGTTACTCAGGGCTATGGCAAAGAAAACATCTCCGACAAGAACCTCCTGAGGCGAGTTATCGTTTCCCGGTCCGGCCAGGCCAGTGACAGCGAGGCAGACGTGCGCGCAGCCAAGCTTTCTGGCATTCAGAGCCATTTTTTCCGCGAATTTCAATGAATACGGAGTTTCCCTGATCAAAAACGGTCTGGATATTTTCAACATCTTTTTTTTGGCGGACCTGGTGTAAGCCACGAATCCCCCCTGATAAAAAGTCGATGCGCCTGGCAGCGTGGTAATGCCTGCTGAGACAAGTCCGGCAGTAATGCTTTCTGCTGTCGAAAGTTTCAGCCGGTTGGATCTGAAAAAGCCTGCAATCACTTCCATTGTGAGATTTTTGTCCATAGAACCTCTTAAAATGTTTTTTACGCTATCTCCTGGAATGACATTTTGTTAGAGGTTCTTGGAGCACTAACAAAACTCTTCCATCGGATCTGCTGAACAATTACCCTTTCATGCAAAATATGGAGTTTTATCGAAGGTGTCTCCATACTAACTCCAATCCGCCGGCCATAGCGCCGGCTACCAGGTCATCGAGCATGATTCCGGCTGAGCCTGGAACGTTTTCTGCTCGATTCACCGGGAAAATCTTACTGATATCGAAAATCCTGAAGAAGATGAACGTGCGGATCACCTCGGGCAGACTTCGGCTCCCGGAAATCAGCAATGCCAGCCACATTCCGCAGAGTTCATCCGCATTGACATATCCCGGGTCATCTTCTTCGAATTCGCTGGATGTCATCTGGATCAGAAAGGTAAAGATCAGAGTGGTAAAAAGAAAGGCAATCCAATTAAGAGGAGATTTTTTTAAAAATACAAGCAGCAGGGCTGCCACAGACCCACAGGTGCCGGGAGCAGGCAGGTCGCCGAGTCCGCCAAGAGTGATGATTTTCCTCAGCATGCAGTTCCTTCCAGGTCGTAATCCTGCGCTCCGGTAATTATGACATCAGTAAAATCAGACTTCAATTTTTTTCTGCTGTTAAAAAATATCACAGGATCAATTTCCGGTGCTTCGGCAAAGCTTCTTCCCTGATATCCAAAAGGCAGATTCTCCAATTTTTCTTCGACCAGAACCCTGTATTTCCGATGCAGACGGCTCTGATTAAATTCAGCTGAAATTCCAGCCTG
This portion of the Candidatus Wallbacteria bacterium genome encodes:
- the prmC gene encoding peptide chain release factor N(5)-glutamine methyltransferase yields the protein MKTYRELFREIYLFYKGRLHEPRREAELLLSYLLDRKVAECYLENPEVPAETEKQALEISRLRALEKIPLAYLLGRWHFYGQTFAVDENVLIPRPETEQLVETVLEDRQGGSLKCLEIGVGSGIIILTLALKRQGWNFTGIDRSQAALEICRKNSLSFGLNNVTLLEADIAAFAPQDKFDLIISNPPYVSAERMIFLSAEVKKEPEIALFGGEDGLDFYRIISGFSEQHLNPSGAVYLEIDDNQKEPLEEIFGSFGKRRFYRDYAGFWRIMKVML
- a CDS encoding CinA family protein — protein: MDKNLTMEVIAGFFRSNRLKLSTAESITAGLVSAGITTLPGASTFYQGGFVAYTRSAKKKMLKISRPFLIRETPYSLKFAEKMALNARKLGCAHVCLAVTGLAGPGNDNSPQEVLVGDVFFAIALSNRYVISRKEIFPGNREEIRTKAAAAALEFLRETLEQNQTLICQIYKKKVSRLQPCAEK
- a CDS encoding phosphatidylglycerophosphatase A, with the translated sequence MLRKIITLGGLGDLPAPGTCGSVAALLLVFLKKSPLNWIAFLFTTLIFTFLIQMTSSEFEEDDPGYVNADELCGMWLALLISGSRSLPEVIRTFIFFRIFDISKIFPVNRAENVPGSAGIMLDDLVAGAMAGGLELVWRHLR